The following are from one region of the Noviherbaspirillum sedimenti genome:
- a CDS encoding adenosylcobalamin-dependent ribonucleoside-diphosphate reductase, producing the protein MPETIFTEPIAEHAWKTRYRLADSGIVPEPAIQDSWRRVALTLSAPELHQRDVWSERFRSALERFRFLPGGRILAGCGARHRGTLFNCFVTGTMHDSIAAIFSVLGEAMVTMQAGGGIGCDFSLLRPAGMAARESGNIASGPVSFMHVWDQACATLVSTASRRGAMMATLRCDHPDIERFIDAKRAPGVLQHFNLSVLVSDAFMRAVAQDDEWPLVFPLNGRPVPPGAMVCERIWSGSIVPVACAALTTVSARALWQRMREAAFACGDPGVIFIDRVDRANNLWYEETISATNPCGEVPLPPHGACNLGSLNLTQFVSEPFGAHPRLDLAGIAGTAAVTVRMLDNVYDVSHFPLKAQEKAARSTRRIGLGITGLADALAMMGVRYGTDAAVEIAESVMRTICHAAYRSSIDLVQERGTFPAYRAAKYLQGGYIQSLPPDIVDAIRMKGIHNSHLTAIAPAGTISLLANNVSSGIEPIYACQGQRGVRAADGGILQMPVRDYAWALFRKMRGDDAPRPDSFVEAHEISPSAQLRMQAALQAYCDQSVSKTINLPADTSLDSHGDIFMQAYDLGLKGCTVFRAGTAHGAILSHDVAPR; encoded by the coding sequence ATGCCTGAAACCATTTTCACCGAACCGATTGCCGAACATGCCTGGAAAACCCGGTATCGCCTGGCCGACTCCGGCATCGTGCCGGAGCCTGCCATCCAGGATAGCTGGCGCCGGGTTGCCCTGACGCTGTCAGCGCCGGAACTGCATCAGCGCGACGTCTGGTCCGAACGCTTCAGGAGCGCGCTGGAGCGTTTCCGCTTCCTGCCGGGAGGACGCATCCTCGCCGGCTGCGGCGCACGTCATCGCGGCACCCTTTTCAACTGTTTTGTGACGGGCACGATGCACGACTCGATTGCCGCCATCTTTTCCGTACTGGGCGAGGCCATGGTGACGATGCAGGCCGGCGGCGGCATCGGCTGCGATTTTTCCTTGCTGCGTCCGGCCGGGATGGCGGCGCGCGAGAGCGGCAATATCGCCTCCGGCCCGGTGTCGTTCATGCACGTCTGGGACCAGGCTTGCGCCACCCTGGTCTCGACCGCCAGCCGGCGCGGCGCGATGATGGCCACGTTGCGCTGCGATCATCCTGACATCGAGCGCTTCATCGACGCCAAGCGCGCGCCTGGCGTACTGCAGCATTTCAATCTTTCCGTGCTGGTCAGCGACGCCTTCATGCGCGCGGTGGCGCAGGATGACGAATGGCCGCTGGTGTTCCCCCTGAACGGGCGCCCCGTGCCGCCCGGCGCGATGGTGTGTGAAAGAATCTGGTCCGGCTCCATCGTCCCGGTGGCTTGCGCAGCCCTGACGACGGTTTCCGCGCGCGCCTTGTGGCAGCGCATGCGGGAAGCCGCTTTCGCCTGTGGCGACCCTGGCGTGATCTTCATCGACCGCGTCGACCGCGCCAACAATCTCTGGTACGAGGAAACCATCAGCGCCACCAACCCTTGCGGCGAAGTGCCCTTGCCGCCGCATGGCGCCTGCAACCTGGGTTCGCTCAACCTGACGCAGTTCGTCAGCGAGCCCTTCGGCGCCCATCCGCGGCTGGACCTGGCCGGGATCGCCGGCACCGCGGCGGTGACCGTGAGGATGCTCGACAATGTGTACGATGTCTCGCATTTTCCGCTCAAGGCGCAGGAAAAGGCCGCACGCAGCACGCGCCGCATCGGTCTTGGCATCACCGGACTGGCCGACGCGCTGGCCATGATGGGCGTGCGCTATGGCACCGATGCCGCGGTCGAGATCGCCGAATCGGTGATGCGCACCATCTGCCACGCCGCCTACCGCAGCTCGATCGACCTGGTACAGGAGCGCGGCACGTTTCCTGCCTACCGTGCTGCCAAGTACCTGCAGGGCGGCTATATCCAGTCGCTGCCCCCGGACATTGTGGATGCCATCCGCATGAAGGGCATCCACAACAGCCACCTGACCGCCATTGCGCCCGCTGGCACCATCAGCCTGCTGGCCAACAATGTCTCCAGCGGTATCGAGCCGATCTATGCCTGCCAGGGGCAGCGCGGCGTGCGGGCAGCGGATGGCGGCATCCTCCAGATGCCGGTGCGTGATTACGCCTGGGCGCTGTTCCGTAAAATGCGCGGCGACGATGCACCCAGGCCGGACAGCTTCGTCGAAGCGCACGAGATTTCTCCCTCCGCGCAGCTGCGGATGCAGGCGGCGCTGCAGGCGTATTGCGACCAGTCCGTCTCCAAGACGATCAACCTGCCGGCCGACACCAGCCTCGACAGCCATGGCGACATCTTCATGCAAGCCTATGATCTCGGCCTGAAAGGCTGTACCGTCTTTCGCGCGGGGACAGCGCACGGCGCCATCCTGTCGCACGACGTCGCGCCGCGCTAG
- a CDS encoding AAA family ATPase, with the protein MPMEPQDAPDLQEKLVRALAGTLQAASAPVSLFETHISWILVAGQSACKIKKAVRFDFLDFSTLAARRFYCEEELRLNRRLAPQLYLEVQAITGSADAPLLGGSGPAIEYALRMRAFPQEALWSERVVTGAIAAGEIDQLAAILARFHHEAPVAPSDSRWGTPALLRASADEILDTLAQALRDPADKPRVDALLEWHQARHVQLCPTFERRRREGYVREGHGDLHCGNILTVDGHATAFDCIEFSEGLRWIDVLNDIAFATMDLQVCGRADLAARLLDRYLEASGDYLDLALWRHYQTLRALVRCKVYLLRLQELAADAPQRTDCERRMQAYLGFACASISPASPALMIMHGFSGSGKSTVAGAVVELCGAVRIRSDVERKRMQGIAAGSPAAGDLYAPAVSDATYARLGLLARRIVEAGLPVVVDAAFLDRAQRQRFAALARELGVPFLIFDVRADAALMRERLARRARQGGDPSDAGVEVLALQLVSHHPLSAEEMPHVAPVDSAGGNVAQAIRFAWNSLQAVAHCSANAPS; encoded by the coding sequence ATGCCTATGGAACCGCAGGATGCTCCCGATCTTCAGGAAAAACTGGTCCGAGCGCTGGCCGGCACATTGCAGGCGGCGTCGGCGCCGGTCAGTCTGTTTGAAACGCATATCTCCTGGATACTGGTGGCGGGACAATCTGCCTGCAAGATCAAGAAGGCGGTGCGCTTCGATTTCCTGGATTTTTCCACGCTGGCCGCGCGCCGCTTCTACTGTGAAGAGGAATTGCGCCTGAATCGCCGGCTGGCGCCGCAACTCTACCTGGAGGTGCAAGCCATTACCGGCAGCGCCGACGCGCCGCTGCTGGGCGGGTCCGGCCCGGCGATCGAATATGCGCTCAGGATGCGGGCATTTCCCCAGGAGGCCTTGTGGAGCGAGCGCGTGGTCACGGGCGCCATCGCCGCCGGCGAGATCGACCAACTGGCGGCGATCCTGGCGCGATTTCATCATGAGGCACCGGTGGCGCCGTCCGACAGCCGCTGGGGTACGCCGGCGCTGTTGCGGGCGAGTGCCGACGAAATCCTGGACACCCTTGCGCAAGCGCTGCGCGACCCCGCCGACAAGCCGCGGGTGGACGCGTTGCTGGAATGGCATCAAGCGCGCCATGTGCAACTTTGTCCGACCTTTGAGCGGCGCCGGCGGGAAGGGTATGTGCGCGAGGGCCATGGCGATCTGCATTGCGGCAATATCCTCACCGTGGACGGCCATGCCACGGCATTCGATTGCATTGAATTCAGCGAGGGTTTGCGCTGGATTGATGTGTTGAACGATATCGCCTTCGCCACCATGGACCTGCAGGTATGCGGCCGTGCGGACCTGGCTGCACGCCTGCTCGATCGCTACCTCGAAGCCAGCGGCGACTACCTAGATCTGGCCCTCTGGCGCCATTACCAGACCCTGCGCGCGCTGGTGCGCTGCAAGGTATATCTTCTGCGCCTGCAGGAACTGGCGGCGGACGCGCCGCAACGCACCGATTGCGAACGTCGGATGCAAGCCTACCTGGGGTTCGCCTGCGCCAGTATCAGCCCCGCGTCCCCGGCGCTGATGATCATGCATGGCTTTTCCGGCAGCGGCAAGTCGACCGTTGCCGGCGCGGTGGTGGAACTCTGCGGCGCTGTGCGAATCCGTTCTGATGTGGAGCGCAAGCGCATGCAGGGCATTGCCGCCGGCAGTCCGGCAGCGGGCGATCTGTACGCGCCGGCGGTGAGCGACGCCACCTATGCGCGGCTGGGCTTGCTGGCGCGACGCATTGTCGAGGCCGGTTTGCCGGTGGTCGTCGATGCGGCTTTTCTCGACCGCGCCCAGCGGCAGCGCTTCGCTGCGTTGGCGCGCGAACTCGGCGTGCCGTTCCTGATCTTCGATGTGCGCGCCGATGCAGCGCTCATGCGCGAGCGTCTCGCCCGGCGCGCGCGCCAGGGCGGCGATCCCTCGGATGCCGGCGTCGAAGTGCTGGCGCTCCAGCTGGTCAGCCACCATCCTTTGTCCGCCGAGGAAATGCCGCATGTGGCGCCGGTCGACAGCGCCGGCGGCAATGTGGCGCAGGCAATCCGGTTCGCCTGGAATAGCCTGCAGGCGGTGGCGCACTGCAGCGCCAATGCCCCGTCCTGA
- the groL gene encoding chaperonin GroEL (60 kDa chaperone family; promotes refolding of misfolded polypeptides especially under stressful conditions; forms two stacked rings of heptamers to form a barrel-shaped 14mer; ends can be capped by GroES; misfolded proteins enter the barrel where they are refolded when GroES binds) — translation MPAKILLFHEEARAKMFAGLNTLANAVKVTLGPKGRTVVLDKPYGPPTVINSGVIVAREIELADPLENVGAKMVREVAAKTSEAAGDGTTTATVLAQAMVRQGLKYVAAGFDPMDLKRGIDGAVDAIVARLHENSRQIASNQEIAQVGTISANGDAAIGEMIAQAMERVGRSGVIKAEDGRGMRNELEIVEGLQFERGYLSPYFINDAEAGRVVLENALVLVCQKPVSLARELVPVLELAMQGGQSLLILAEDVEGDALATLVVNALRGILKVCAVKAPGFGDQRKARLEDIAIVTAARVISPETGAELEKATLADLGRAVRIEIDRDNTTIIGGAGDAGAIGRRIAQIRQEAQRSDSDYLREQLEERAAKLSGGVGLIKVGASTETEMKERKSRVQDALHATRAAVEEGIGAGGGVALLRARAALAQLQMPNLAQESGVRIVHRALEEPLRQIVANAGGEADVVIEAVAAGSGDYGYNAATAEYGSMFAMGVIDPTKVTRLGLQNAASIASLFLTTDCIVVEAQAPAGPPLAADGLGM, via the coding sequence ATGCCGGCCAAGATATTGCTGTTCCACGAGGAAGCGCGCGCGAAGATGTTCGCCGGACTCAATACGCTCGCCAACGCGGTCAAGGTCACGCTCGGCCCCAAGGGGCGCACGGTGGTTCTCGACAAGCCTTACGGCCCGCCGACGGTAATCAATTCCGGCGTGATCGTCGCCCGTGAAATCGAACTGGCCGACCCGCTGGAAAACGTCGGCGCCAAGATGGTGCGCGAAGTCGCCGCCAAAACCTCGGAAGCTGCCGGCGACGGCACCACCACCGCCACCGTTCTGGCGCAGGCGATGGTGCGGCAGGGCCTGAAGTACGTCGCCGCCGGCTTCGATCCGATGGACCTGAAGCGCGGCATCGATGGCGCGGTGGACGCCATCGTCGCGCGCCTGCACGAGAATTCCCGCCAGATTGCCTCGAATCAGGAAATCGCCCAGGTCGGCACCATCTCTGCCAATGGCGACGCCGCCATCGGCGAGATGATCGCCCAGGCCATGGAGCGCGTCGGCCGCAGCGGCGTGATCAAGGCTGAGGACGGGCGCGGCATGCGCAACGAACTGGAAATCGTCGAGGGATTGCAGTTCGAACGCGGTTACCTTTCGCCTTATTTCATCAACGATGCCGAAGCCGGACGGGTAGTGCTGGAAAATGCCCTGGTGCTGGTGTGCCAGAAGCCGGTTTCGCTGGCCCGTGAACTGGTGCCGGTGCTGGAACTGGCCATGCAGGGCGGCCAGTCCCTGCTGATCCTCGCCGAGGATGTCGAAGGCGATGCCCTGGCGACCCTGGTGGTAAATGCCTTGCGCGGCATCCTCAAGGTATGCGCGGTGAAGGCGCCGGGCTTCGGCGACCAGCGCAAGGCGCGCCTGGAGGATATCGCCATCGTCACCGCGGCCCGGGTCATCTCGCCGGAAACCGGCGCTGAACTGGAGAAGGCCACGCTGGCGGACCTCGGGCGCGCCGTCCGCATCGAAATCGACCGTGACAATACGACCATCATTGGCGGCGCCGGTGATGCCGGGGCGATCGGCAGGCGCATCGCGCAAATCCGCCAGGAAGCGCAACGCAGCGACAGCGATTACCTGCGCGAGCAGCTGGAGGAACGTGCGGCCAAGCTGAGCGGCGGGGTCGGGCTGATCAAGGTGGGCGCCTCGACCGAGACCGAGATGAAGGAACGGAAGTCACGCGTGCAGGATGCGCTGCATGCGACCCGGGCGGCGGTGGAAGAGGGCATAGGCGCCGGCGGCGGGGTGGCGCTGCTGCGCGCGCGCGCCGCGCTGGCGCAATTGCAGATGCCGAACCTGGCGCAGGAATCGGGCGTGCGCATCGTCCATCGCGCGCTGGAAGAACCGTTGCGCCAGATCGTCGCCAATGCCGGCGGCGAAGCCGACGTCGTGATCGAGGCGGTCGCCGCTGGCAGCGGCGACTATGGCTACAACGCCGCAACCGCCGAATACGGCAGCATGTTCGCCATGGGGGTGATCGACCCGACCAAGGTTACCCGGCTCGGCTTGCAAAACGCGGCGTCGATCGCCAGCCTGTTTTTGACGACAGACTGCATCGTGGTTGAGGCGCAGGCGCCGGCCGGGCCGCCACTGGCGGCCGACGGCCTCGGCATGTGA